The stretch of DNA CAGCTTTGAGACCCATTCATTCATGAGGGGCTGGGTGGGGGCCCTCAGGAGGTATTCAGAACcatcctgcagcctgcagggagaggaggagaaaacaggTCAGCAGTGATGTGGAGTGCAGATGCCACAGCCCCCACCAGACcagaaaagaagagaagcagatgagaaagaaggaaggaaatccTCATCTAAGCACTGGACTGAGCTGGTCCTGCCTGGGGGTGTTGGTACATGTCTGCCCACACTGGGGAGGGCTGTGGCTACTGCCCTGGACTGGGAACTCACTGAAGCCTGAAGCAGTTGGTCTTCTTGGTGTACTCGGCATCTGGGGTGCAGACCGCCCCGGAGAGGTGCAGGGGAAGGGCCACCACGGAGCTCTGCAGCATAAGGGAAAGCAAGAGCAACAGTGGGGTTGgacagctctgccttcctggCCATGGGGCCCAGAGCCAtcaccctgctgccagccccctcCCATGTCCCCCAGTCTCCCCCACCGCACCTTGAGGCTGTCCCTGCGGTCCTGGTAGAAGCATAGTGTCTGCCTCATCAGCACGGCGTGGAAGAGGCCCCAGGCCCGGCAGCTGGCCTGTGGGATACAAGCAGGGGACAGCTGTGATGCCAACAGGTTTGTAAGAAGACAGATGGTCTCATGCCACTCAAAATGCAACTCAGCCCCTCTGAGGCTCTGCCCTTCCAGAatggccagcagcactgccgTGGTAGTTCCAGGAACATCCCTGGCTTCCCTCCATCCTCCGCCATGTCCCAGCACCCCTGTCCCAAAGGAGCCCCACAGCCATGTCTGTAcctttctccctcctgcctgcaatACATGCTTCCTTTCCAGCGTGCCCTCCATCATCTGAAACTCCATTTTACCAGGAAGGACCTGCAAGGGCACAGAGGGTGAGCAAGAACTTctctggggctggcagtgccagctcagcCTCCATCATGCACATGGGGTCTATCTGACCCATCCCTGGTGTGCAATGCCAAAGTGGGAGTGGGATGACAATCAGGAACAACTTCCTcacctgggcaggggctgggatgtgTGTCAGCTTCAGAGGTGAAGTGCTGCCTTGCTAAGGCTATGGGTTGGCAGGGAATGTGTGTGCTGCAGGGACCCCAAATACCCCACCTAGCCCTTCCCCACCAGCTGAAGAAAAGGGGCCACAGGAGTTGGGGAGTCCCCAAATACAGGTTATGTTTGCTGGAGTGAATAACCCAGCTGCTGCCTCGGGTGTTCCCCAGCCCCCTACCTGACCCTGAGGGAGAGTCCCTGGCCTGTGGATCTCACCTTGctgctctctctcccctcttGCCCGTGACTCCACTGATTCCAGGCGCTGGAGGCATCCAAGGGGGCTGCAGACACCAGCTCCTCCATGTGGGGGGAAACCCTGagcctgctggggctgccactGCGCTCCACTCTGGGGCTCTTCTCTCCCGAcgggctgtggagcagctgggcagtggTGGGAAGGGTGAATTTGGCCACTAGCACGTTGTTGGCTGATGAGAGGATGAGGGGCCCACCAGcagtggtgctggggctgggcaagctgcctgccctgctgctcgTCCggtggctggcacagctgcctcctggTGGGCTCTGTGCCTGTTGCTCGTGGGCCCCATCCCAGATggcctgcagctcctcctcctcttcctcaaaCTGCCTGTGGGCAGGGTGGCAGATTTCCTTAGTGCCCAGTGCAGGGCTCTGGGGCTCTGGAGACCCCAGTGCCCACTCAAAGACAGagagctgggtcagggcagcAGGGGAAGCTGGGGACCCTCTGGGCTGGCTGCCgctggctggctgctgtgcacaggcagggccagggatggctccagccctgcctgggatGCTGGCAGGGGATGATCCAAGCTCTAGCCAAGCGGCTTTGTGATGCCTGGCCCTGCCAGTGGCACTGGGGCTGTCACTGTGGCCAAAGCGGGTGGACAGCTCATCCCCCATACCGACACGGGACGGCCGGCTTGGTCTCGAGTCCAGGAGGTCTttactggtgctgctggggcgCTGCAGGTTCCAATactccttcccagcacagtgTGCCCTTTGCTGGCTGTAGCTGGGGTTGAAGCTCACCTCCTCAAACCACGTTCCTTTCTCACTCTTGGGGGACGTCCCCAGCCTCTTGCTGGGCCCCTGGGGACTGTGCCCATTTTGCTGCCATTCAACTCCATGTGTGCCTGTGGGCTTCCACAGCCTCACCCCTTgatcctgcctctgctcctgcccctctgcctcctgctgctgtgccacagcccctCGGTGGCACCCCAGGACCACTGCGTCCCgtggcagctccaggctgagcacagagcccagggaaAGACGGGGGCATGTGATTTTTGGGTTAGGCAGGCAGGGGTTCTGGGGGGCTGCCCCACACTCAGCATCGATGTCCTGCACCAGTGGGTTCCTGACATAGAGGAGCAGCTCCCCAAGCTGGggtccagcagcagctgtccctgGCCCCTCCTTCCTGCGACCATACTTCTGAGGCCATGTGTTGCTGGGGCCATAGCATTCCTCAGGTGTGGGCCGCAGGGAGCTGTCACCCATGATGCCCTGGAGAGTCAGCAGCCGGgcctgctctgccctggcctGCTCCCGCCGCTGCAGGCTGTTGAAGAGACAGCCAGCCCTGGCCTTAGGCAGGGTGTGGGAGACAGCCGGCATCCCACCGCTGGCTGCTGGAGGGTGGCGGACAACAGCGGGTGGCCGCTTTGCGGTGCAGGTTTTCCTGGCCTCCACCTGCacctgagaaaacagagaaggagagaggggtGATTCCCATCGCTGGAGCTTCCACCACCCTGTGCCAACTGCCCCCTTTCCATGTTGCATCtgggaaagcagggagcagcaggggcaggcagACAAAAATGCTCACCAGCAGCAcgtgcagtgctgggagcaaCATGGCTTCACCTCAGTCCCCCGAGGGCTGCTCCCACTGTAGTGCAGGCAGGGTGGAGGCAGACAAGGGAATCTGCCCATGATGGAGTCCCCCAGGTGTGGTACAGCTGGGGGTGACTCTGCCATACAGcttttccctggcactgctgacCTCCAAGCCGTCACTTTTGGGTGGCTACTGAGACAGCAGTCACTGCTGTCcatcccctgccagccctgcatgCTCCAGGCAGTAAAGCAATGAATGCAAGGGCAGGGGTTGAGTGCAGActcttccctgtcccttccTCACAGACCCTCTCCAGCTGCAAGAGTCTGCAGGAGCTGAAGCAGTGTCCCCATGTATCCATTTGGCTGGATGGTGCCCTTTACCAAAACCCTCctggcagcccagcagcccctcacCCTGCTTCAGTGCCCTCTGGCCTCTCTGtcctcctgccctctcccttGGGCTTCTGAGCCCGGCTGCCCCTGGGGCTCCTCACACACAGACCTTTTTGCACAGGCTCTGGAGCAACAAAGGGATGCAAGCCCCAACAAATCACCAGACTCCCAGCCCCAGGGTTACAAGCCAAGCAACCTGGAGTGAGACCCACGCCCCCGCAAAACATGCACctcacacagccccagccaccCTTGCCCCTTCAGCTGGCTACACAAGGAactgctgctgtcccccagcAATGGAGCAGGGAGGCTCTCCCACTGGCCACCAGCTAGCCATACCTCCCATGGCTACCGAAACTACTTAAACGGAGGGCCAAACTGCAGCAAGCCCTACCTGAGGCCCCCTcctcacctgtcccagcacccaCACTCTGGACCCCACAGCACCAGAAgggttttctctctcccatTGGACCAGTGCCAACAGAGCACAGTGGCATGGACAGGAGAGTTGGTGGCAGGCAGGTTCACACCATGCAGCCACACTGCCCAGCATGCAGCCTTCCCCGGAACATTACCTCTTCCACCAGCTGGCGAGGTGGCTTTCTTTTTCGCTTTAAACTACCCCAAGTGTTTCCTAAAAGCCCCTGGCAACGCTTCCAAAAGGTTTTACAGCCTGAGTGTTTAgtggcagggagctgagcaagggcagagagagagacacacagAGAGTTGAGGACAGAGTGGgcaaggagctgcagcaggagagcgCAGGCAAAGTGGGTGGCACAAGCCGGCCTCAGCCCTAAGGCATCACTCAGCATCAGCATGGCCAAAGGCCCCTCTCAGACTGACACAGTCCCAGCAGCTCACTCAGAAACAGCCTAGAGGGGTCTCAGCTTGGGAGTtaccccacagccccccagtCTGCATGGGACACAGCTCCAGAGAGCGGCCCTGGCTGTGTGGCTGCTTGCCCGTGGCTCTGCCAGAGCCGCCTACCATCCCCCACGTACCGTCGGCAGTGCCTCCTCCCCTGGCCGCTCGCTGCTGGCCAGCGGCTGTGCCTTCTTCTTCTCGCCCTTCTTGCCAATGCTGAGGATGAGGTTGACCGTCCCCCCAAGACCGCAGGGGCCCCgcggtggcagcagcagcatggaggTCTCGGCAGGATCCCAGGTGGCAGCCTCCTTGGGGGGTTCTGCACCGTGGGGTGTTTTGCTGCTGGgctccccccagctctgctccactcCTGGTGGGGCATCTGAGAGGCCTGATGCTGGTGGGGAGATGGCTGTTTTCCCTGGAAGCTTTGGCTCTAATCTTTGCACAGGCTCGAGGAGAGAGCAAGGCATGAACTTCGCTGGACTGTGGATGCTTTCCATATGGGGTGGAGCACATGAAGcatgctgctcctggggagcaAGGCAAGAGAGGGAACATGAAGgaagggctgctggagccaggtATTTTCTCAGGACAGCCTTCCCTTTGCCCTGCCTGAACCCCAGAGACTCCCAGAGGTATTGGCACACATCCCTCCCCTACTTCTGCACCACCCACTCCACCCAGTGCATCTGCTACCCTCAGCCTCAAGGCTGGTCATTCTCCCCAACAGTCTCAACAGGGCTGGGTACTCACCTGACCAGTGGGGGACATGCTCAAGGGGCTCTCCGGGTCCCTCCTGTCCTCCTGTCTGCTCCCCAGATCCTGCTGATACCTCTGTGCTCGCCAGCGCaccagcacccagcccagcatgctctgcagctcttccaAGCGCTCCTTTATCTGAGGGGAGGAGAGATGCTGGGCAGCCTGCAAGAACCCCTGGCCCAGGGACACTGGCCCTACCAGGATATCTCACTACAGAGAAGTTAGGAGGTTTTCGGGAGTGGGATCACAGCAGCTCAGATCTCAGGATCCACTGCTGGGTGAAACTTcttcctgccctgagcagccccagggaggcATAGGTGCCCCTATCCCACTTACTGGGTAccctttgctctttctttcatGGTCTGTCCCCAGAGGACTTCAGGGAGTGCTGAGAATTTCCCCCCGACCCTATTTCCCCTGTCCTTACTGTTGCACTCAGGTAGTGCTCCTCAGAcaccagctgctgccctgctgctgctagTGCCTCAAACTCCTTGAGCTTCTCttcaattctcctctccagctcctcacacGGAGTCTCCGGGACACTGGAGCTGCTTGGGCTTTCAGAGAAAATCTGAGCCCGCGTGTCCTCCGTCCAGGAGCTGTGAGCACGTGAAAGACAGGTTGAGGAACGACCCAACCCTTCTTCAGCCCTGCAGGCCCCAGGGAAGCCATTCCCATGCTCAGGGATAGCTGGAAGCAGCTCAGTGGGGTTGTAGCAAGGCTGTTGGGTCAGGACAAGATGCTGTGGGGCTGCCTCACAACAGAGAGCTGTGGTGCAACCCTGCATTCCAGGCTCCCCATGGTCAcgcctggctgcagctccagcactgcccacatACTTGCCAATGCCATGCTCTCACCAGCTCCCCCTCAACCACCACACAAGCAACCCCAACAGCTCACTGCCACTTACATCATGGCTAAATAATCCTTGAAGAAGTGCCGCAGCCGGCTGGCCTGCTGCACACGGAGCCGggtctcctgcagcagctctcgcagccctgcccaggcccACAGagtctcctgcagctcctggctgatGGGGCACTGCTGAGCGGGGCACAGCTCTTGCAAGCGGGCAGCcgccctctccagctcctgcagctgcccttgCAGGGTCTGCGACACTGCATGCTAAAGATCAGAAGGCAGGAAAGGTTCGAGATGCATCCAACCCCTCTGAACCCAGGCTGTGCTCCCCTGCATTCTGGCACGAAGGGACAGAGGGGAGGATGCTGGGacacaggctgcagagagcGGGCAGAGCTAGCCTTGATGGGGAGCACGGGAAGAGCACAGAACTGCCTGGCTTCCCTGCCCTGCGTGCATGAGTCGCTTTCCCACCAGTGGGAAGATGAGTAAGGTGCTGGCAGCCGAGTGGTGGCACAGTGGAGCTGATGCAAGCTCTGTTCCCTTGCCTGGCCCATGCTAtcagaggggagcagagcaggcaggtctcagctctgctggaaaattccatcccagcctgcCACAGTGTGCCAAGGCTTACAACACCTGGGCCCCCAGAGGGGGGCCAGTGCCTCACTgggacagccccagccagccGGGACACCTCCCTGCCCGTGCTCCCCTGACTCACCTCCAtttcctgctggcagctcagcaagccctgcagcccttggaggtCCTTCTCACTCTTCACTGTGGTGAAGCCATTCTCTGCTAGGGCAATGTCTTGAGACAGCGCCTTGGCTCTGCACTGAAGGGCCTCCAGCTGTGGGGATACCTCTGCTACCTGGATGGGCAGGAGGGGACATAGAGGAAGATTAGCCCCAGGGTGGAACCCCCTGTGCTACCACCTgccacacagccccagcccaccccagcctggggacaccCTGCCATGCACCTGCAATGGGCAGGTGCCAGCCACAGGAGAGACAAGGACACCAGCCTCTCACAGACTGGTCCCCATGAATCCCAATGCCCCTGTGTCCCACTGGGAATGGCCGAGGTGCATGCCCTGTCCCAACTAGCTGGCATGTCCAGCTGTAGGTGAACCACCCAGCTGCAACCCCAGGCCCCCTGCCTCCATCCCCTACCAGACGCTCCAGGCTCTCTGTCTCCGCTGCCACCTCCATGACCCGTTCTCGCTCCTTCGCTGCATCATTCAGCATTTCCACggcctcctgcagctctcccaagGGGTGGCTCATGTCCTCACTGCTTGgaggctgctcagcctgggctgAGTGCAGGGGAAAAGACCCCTGCGAGCCGCAACGCCCGCTCCCTGGCTGAAGCCAGCAGAAACACCAGATGTAAGAGAGATGGGGAGTGACACcccaggcagctgggctggaggcgAGCACCCAATAGGGTCCCCTTGCCAACTGCAGATCAAGCCTCGGTCCAGTCCCAGGTGCTGTGTGATCCCAAGGGATGCCCGGCCGCGCTGCTCACCGCTGCAGATCCCTGCTGGCTCCGTGCTTCCTCTTCTTGCAGGTCCTGAAGGAACTCAGACAGCACCAAGGAGTCCCGCAGATCTGCTGCCCGGCGCCGCAGGGCTGCCTGCACGTGTGCCAACCTGTGGGGAGAGGTGCCCATCAGAGGTACTGGCAGCCTCTGCACCTCCTCAGGGACAgcatcctcctccccacccagcctggGGACCAGAGAAGAGGCACCTTCCCCCAGGACTCACTTGTCCTCCACCATCTCCACTTTCCTCTGCATCTTCCTTGCTCCCTCGTGCTCAGTGGGCGACTCGCCTGCTGCTTCCTCCCGCAGTGCCTGCAGCTTGAGGCCGCATagcaggagctgcttctccagctggCCCATCTCTTCCAGGTCCTGGCGCAGCTCCACTGGGCTTCTCATGGTGGCTGGTTCCACGAGCAACCCAGCCACAGCTTGCAGCCACCGCTCAGCCTGGTCCAGCTCCCCCACCAGCCTCAGTGCCTTCAGGGAGAGCAGAGAACCCATCAGCCTGGCTCTGAGCCACCCAGAGGAGGCAGAAGCCGTGCTGCCATCGCACTGTGGGTACCTGGGCACcggcagcactggcagcacagtTGGAGAAGGGTGCAAGCTGCAAGGCCAGCCAGAGATGTCGGTGCCAGTGTTGCAGCTCCAGGCCCCACAGGTGGCAGCTTCGCTTGGTGATCCCCAGCAAGCTGCTGCCATTGGAGCACGCCCTgtgcccaccccagccctgcctccacATACCTTATCGATCTCTTGCAGCACTACACCGTTCTCCTGGTGCTTCCTCTGCAGGTCCTCCCACAACTGCCCCAGTTCCCGCAGCATGGCCTCCACCTGAGGGCTCCCGGGAGGCTTCCCTTGTGCTGGGCCCTcctgggaggcagggagggcagtTAGGATGGGCCCCACCTGGAGTCCTATCCCCCACCTCACATCCAAGCAGGCTCAccaggagcacagccctggcactggAGCTGGGGGCCAGGGGCTCTTTCTGCATCCGTGCTGCCTCCAGGCTCGCCACTGGACATGGGGGGACTCCCATACCCACACTCTCCTTGTGTGGGGACAGAGTCTGCCGAGGAGCAGGAGACATGCCGGGTTAGTGCCCAGACCAAGGGTGTGTGCACAAGCATGCATGCCCACAAGCAACAGGAGGGGGTCAGGGAAGTGAGTCCTTTCCCAACACTGTCTCCTCTTGGATGGGCAGGGAGCAAAGGGGACTCTTGGGGAGACGTTACCGCATTCACTACCTGGCAGACGTCCTGCACTTGGGCCTCCAGCTGCCGCATCCCCCACTCagcctctgcctctctcctcctccagcagagagaggagagggacagtCAGGACTGCAAGGTTCCCCCCTTGCACAGGGgaaccccatccctgtcccctctgaCTGTCCCACTCCCACAGCCACCTCCACAAGCCAGTACCTTTTGTTGTCCCCTCCATGAGGGGGCTGTCCCACTGCtggggagccagggctgctctcctctcctttcttgtGCTCTGACATCTTCTCCAGCACATCTTTTGGTACCTGCGGCACAAAGGTTCCCATTCCTCCTCGGCCAGCACAAAGCATACACTGCTTTGTCCCGGGCCTGGCACTTATCACGTCCCATAACTGGCGGGACCAGATCCAGGAGTGTTCGGCTTGGACTTTGCCCAACACCTGAACTCCTTTCCCTTGTCTTCTcaaagcagaggagctgaagaCACCTGGAGGAAGACAGTGCTTACCACGCTCCCGAGTCCTCTTGTCCATTTGGGGGCTGcttccttccccacagccccatgACTGCTATCATCTCCTCGAGGTTCAACATTTGGAGCTGCAGCTTTGCCCCCTGGGGAACTGCTTGCCCGTGCTGGAGCCTTCTCTGCCCTGGGAAAGGAAGGCAAGGGAGGCCCAGGGACCAGAGGATGAAGAGAGACCTTGAGTGGAGCTGGTGCCCCAGAGACAGCCTGCTAGGGGCTAAGCCAGGTCTTTCCCAAGCTTCTGGCTCCAGTGCTGGGAAGTCAGGGCTGGGACCCTGGTGCTCCTGCCCAGCTATGCCCTACCTCAGTGCCTGCTGGAGCTGCGCCCAGCTCTCCTTTACGTCTCGGTGCCTTGAGGTGACTtgggctgccaggctgggctgcaggttTAGGAGCTGGGACACAGTCACATCCAGCATCTGGAGaagagagagcagctgggacaTGATGGAAACAGGGTTGATGAGGGACAAACCACCATGGCCATGGGGCGACTGTGTGATGACAACGCATCACCAGCCCTGTGGGGGCAGAAGAGGCAGCGAGTGCTGATCCCAGTCCTCTGCTGCCCCCGGGGAGACTCCCCTGTCCATCACACAGCCTCAGCCACCCACGCAGCTGTGGGGTGCCCACAgagcccacagccctgcaggcagcagagctgaccTGGGAAGGCACACATTCCCCCTCTGTCAGGatgctccccagggctcagaGGACAAGGAATAGCCTTGCACTCACCATCACCTGGCTGGCTATGTCCCTGACATCCCGATCCTGGCATGGCTTGCCCTCCCCAGGCTTCCCTGCactgcagatgctgctctgctgtAAGAAGAGGCCATGGTCAGCAGTGGGAAGAGGATAaggccctgctcccagctccagcagaatGAAACAGTGCAAAGCTGCACTTGCCAACCTGGCTCTCTTTCTCCACGCCCTGGTTCCCTCCCCAAACCCCAGGCTGAGAGTTCCAGGACCACAGGAGACCTTGTCCCCATGCAGGGGACAAGAGCAAGGTGCTGCCCACCAAGTTTCATTCAGGCCATGCAACAGCCCTGCATACCACGGTGAACCTGGCTCCAGTGCAAATACCTTTGCATGGATGGCCTCGAGCAGGATATCTgcctgctggaggaaggaggcCACCTCCAAGGCCAGCTGCAGAGCCTCGTGGTGCTCCTTCAGGGTCCCCTGCAGCCGCAGCCACCTGAGCAGGTGGAAGGGGAAAGGTGAATGGCAGTCTGTGCCTGTCTggggagctgtgcagagctaGGCCAGGAAGTCTGGGGGGTCCTGCTTCCCAGTCAGTCAGCTCCTGgtgctcagctcagccctgttCAGCCC from Corvus cornix cornix isolate S_Up_H32 chromosome 3, ASM73873v5, whole genome shotgun sequence encodes:
- the LOC104684410 gene encoding uncharacterized protein LOC104684410 isoform X3, coding for MSGSTARKVQPFTISTRLSLPKCAADFPGDACPGIALASALDSHRGLRRSINERISLYLAHARAGPAAPAEQPRSPSPGEDGGTDEDRLNRNSLARSIKKITLSNWYGDAGTGETGGPGNPARAGGERNHNNNNSRTGKAQFKVFLRKDVDAEDKQQEPGSVQASVFCSPVDRCSPFYVLAGSPVSSPQKESPKGKESAAASRCSGRSVMGAGPLLDLSPLIAQFNREMLQAEGWVRGKLRDLKDGCDLQDWEEVAQTLQRDMKDFENTLIKLNQMGEQLMWRASPSAEAVRRQLLALQDQWQLLKQTAASQSKALGGLRSLQDFNRKAEQLEAWIKHKEEKPSLAALLQESPDKIQLTRRILDLKQEEQQFQNLHKELNSLAQKLEKQGRSESRNISARRKHLNKTWLRLQGTLKEHHEALQLALEVASFLQQADILLEAIHAKSSICSAGKPGEGKPCQDRDVRDIASQVMMLDVTVSQLLNLQPSLAAQVTSRHRDVKESWAQLQQALRAEKAPARASSSPGGKAAAPNVEPRGDDSSHGAVGKEAAPKWTRGLGSVVPKDVLEKMSEHKKGEESSPGSPAVGQPPHGGDNKRRRREAEAEWGMRQLEAQVQDVCQTLSPHKESVGMGVPPCPVASLEAARMQKEPLAPSSSARAVLLEGPAQGKPPGSPQVEAMLRELGQLWEDLQRKHQENGVVLQEIDKALRLVGELDQAERWLQAVAGLLVEPATMRSPVELRQDLEEMGQLEKQLLLCGLKLQALREEAAGESPTEHEGARKMQRKVEMVEDKLAHVQAALRRRAADLRDSLVLSEFLQDLQEEEARSQQGSAAPGSGRCGSQGSFPLHSAQAEQPPSSEDMSHPLGELQEAVEMLNDAAKERERVMEVAAETESLERLVAEVSPQLEALQCRAKALSQDIALAENGFTTVKSEKDLQGLQGLLSCQQEMEHAVSQTLQGQLQELERAAARLQELCPAQQCPISQELQETLWAWAGLRELLQETRLRVQQASRLRHFFKDYLAMISWTEDTRAQIFSESPSSSSVPETPCEELERRIEEKLKEFEALAAAGQQLVSEEHYLSATIKERLEELQSMLGWVLVRWRAQRYQQDLGSRQEDRRDPESPLSMSPTGQEQHASCAPPHMESIHSPAKFMPCSLLEPVQRLEPKLPGKTAISPPASGLSDAPPGVEQSWGEPSSKTPHGAEPPKEAATWDPAETSMLLLPPRGPCGLGGTVNLILSIGKKGEKKKAQPLASSERPGEEALPTVQVEARKTCTAKRPPAVVRHPPAASGGMPAVSHTLPKARAGCLFNSLQRREQARAEQARLLTLQGIMGDSSLRPTPEECYGPSNTWPQKYGRRKEGPGTAAAGPQLGELLLYVRNPLVQDIDAECGAAPQNPCLPNPKITCPRLSLGSVLSLELPRDAVVLGCHRGAVAQQQEAEGQEQRQDQGVRLWKPTGTHGVEWQQNGHSPQGPSKRLGTSPKSEKGTWFEEVSFNPSYSQQRAHCAGKEYWNLQRPSSTSKDLLDSRPSRPSRVGMGDELSTRFGHSDSPSATGRARHHKAAWLELGSSPASIPGRAGAIPGPACAQQPASGSQPRGSPASPAALTQLSVFEWALGSPEPQSPALGTKEICHPAHRQFEEEEEELQAIWDGAHEQQAQSPPGGSCASHRTSSRAGSLPSPSTTAGGPLILSSANNVLVAKFTLPTTAQLLHSPSGEKSPRVERSGSPSRLRVSPHMEELVSAAPLDASSAWNQWSHGQEGRESSKVLPGKMEFQMMEGTLERKHVLQAGGRKASCRAWGLFHAVLMRQTLCFYQDRRDSLKSSVVALPLHLSGAVCTPDAEYTKKTNCFRLQLQDGSEYLLRAPTQPLMNEWVSKLQQNSGFPEVDYFQAAAQHVEGTAGTGSFSKVSSPGSSHLQGHHQVTTTKSQEVVVLPCTSTLLQRPLGSQDGQVDGTVEAAENAQGTGHKEQQWSPRGSPGLWDNICPEDDYGLVANKRRSYSFTSATYQKITPLAVPKEPVEAGSSYSVTLYIGEQVTAMPRARCHSFMARTGSPRDTLGEKTTSPPRTKNKSVFKKFFGKKE
- the LOC104684410 gene encoding uncharacterized protein LOC104684410 isoform X4; translated protein: MSGSTARKVQPFTISTRLSLPKCAADFPGDACPGIALASALDSHRGLRRSINERISLYLAHARAGPAAPAEQPRSPSPGEDGGTDEDRLNRNSLARSIKKITLSNWYGDAGTGETGGPGNPARAGGERNHNNNNSRTGKAQFKVFLRKDVDAEDKQQEPGSVQASVFCSPVDRCSPFYVLAGSPVSSPQKESPKGKESAAASRCSGRSVMGAGPLLDLSPLIAQFNREMLQAEGWVRGKLRDLKDGCDLQDWEEVAQTLQRDMKDFENTLIKLNQMGEQLMWRASPSAEAVRRQLLALQDQWQLLKQTAASQSKALGGLRSLQDFNRKAEQLEAWIKHKEEKPSLAALLQESPDKIQLTRRILDLKQEEQQFQNLHKELNSLAQKLEKQGRSESRNISARRKHLNKTWLRLQGTLKEHHEALQLALEVASFLQQADILLEAIHAKQSSICSAGKPGEGKPCQDRDVRDIASQVMMLDVTVSQLLNLQPSLAAQVTSRHRDVKESWAQLQQALRAEKAPARASSSPGGKAAAPNVEPRGDDSSHGAVGKEAAPKWTRGLGSVVPKDVLEKMSEHKKGEESSPGSPAVGQPPHGGDNKRREAEAEWGMRQLEAQVQDVCQTLSPHKESVGMGVPPCPVASLEAARMQKEPLAPSSSARAVLLEGPAQGKPPGSPQVEAMLRELGQLWEDLQRKHQENGVVLQEIDKALRLVGELDQAERWLQAVAGLLVEPATMRSPVELRQDLEEMGQLEKQLLLCGLKLQALREEAAGESPTEHEGARKMQRKVEMVEDKLAHVQAALRRRAADLRDSLVLSEFLQDLQEEEARSQQGSAAPGSGRCGSQGSFPLHSAQAEQPPSSEDMSHPLGELQEAVEMLNDAAKERERVMEVAAETESLERLVAEVSPQLEALQCRAKALSQDIALAENGFTTVKSEKDLQGLQGLLSCQQEMEHAVSQTLQGQLQELERAAARLQELCPAQQCPISQELQETLWAWAGLRELLQETRLRVQQASRLRHFFKDYLAMISWTEDTRAQIFSESPSSSSVPETPCEELERRIEEKLKEFEALAAAGQQLVSEEHYLSATIKERLEELQSMLGWVLVRWRAQRYQQDLGSRQEDRRDPESPLSMSPTGQEQHASCAPPHMESIHSPAKFMPCSLLEPVQRLEPKLPGKTAISPPASGLSDAPPGVEQSWGEPSSKTPHGAEPPKEAATWDPAETSMLLLPPRGPCGLGGTVNLILSIGKKGEKKKAQPLASSERPGEEALPTVQVEARKTCTAKRPPAVVRHPPAASGGMPAVSHTLPKARAGCLFNSLQRREQARAEQARLLTLQGIMGDSSLRPTPEECYGPSNTWPQKYGRRKEGPGTAAAGPQLGELLLYVRNPLVQDIDAECGAAPQNPCLPNPKITCPRLSLGSVLSLELPRDAVVLGCHRGAVAQQQEAEGQEQRQDQGVRLWKPTGTHGVEWQQNGHSPQGPSKRLGTSPKSEKGTWFEEVSFNPSYSQQRAHCAGKEYWNLQRPSSTSKDLLDSRPSRPSRVGMGDELSTRFGHSDSPSATGRARHHKAAWLELGSSPASIPGRAGAIPGPACAQQPASGSQPRGSPASPAALTQLSVFEWALGSPEPQSPALGTKEICHPAHRQFEEEEEELQAIWDGAHEQQAQSPPGGSCASHRTSSRAGSLPSPSTTAGGPLILSSANNVLVAKFTLPTTAQLLHSPSGEKSPRVERSGSPSRLRVSPHMEELVSAAPLDASSAWNQWSHGQEGRESSKVLPGKMEFQMMEGTLERKHVLQAGGRKASCRAWGLFHAVLMRQTLCFYQDRRDSLKSSVVALPLHLSGAVCTPDAEYTKKTNCFRLQLQDGSEYLLRAPTQPLMNEWVSKLQQNSGFPEVDYFQAAAQHVEGTAGTGSFSKVSSPGSSHLQGHHQVTTTKSQEVVVLPCTSTLLQRPLGSQDGQVDGTVEAAENAQGTGHKEQQWSPRGSPGLWDNICPEDDYGLVANKRRSYSFTSATYQKITPLAVPKEPVEAGSSYSVTLYIGEQVTAMPRARCHSFMARTGSPRDTLGEKTTSPPRTKNKSVFKKFFGKKE